In the genome of Schistocerca piceifrons isolate TAMUIC-IGC-003096 chromosome X, iqSchPice1.1, whole genome shotgun sequence, one region contains:
- the LOC124722034 gene encoding ribitol-5-phosphate xylosyltransferase 1-like has product MKRFCRYLMVSSCVVYVVVTLIAVYKLYCVVGDKESDGISQLHYPGMNTHISKTEYSKINLNSETTDKRSNVEIWGKAAIAKYLWHHILDGKVENGEGGLVETGFKILHGINFTYRYGPGVIQTTVPSNVEKLVLVLNGRSEEKINVAKQWLDYVPLYKKLTHIAVVLLGDEGCSNDWLLPYMKSRGGRIDVAFLVYDSPLIDNVQFYQWPLGVAIYRGFPDVKPKDLDLKSSRSLTCNFLGTIYENSSRQLLTDVIKKSGLQDSCYIKGRKKWQPSETPETLKIYMSAILKSDLTLSPVGKNTECYRIYEAMSLGSVPVVEDVVTPGNCDTSADSPLRLLKQYGAPIIYVKSWHQLHIVLHQESQLTIEEKAARRIQVTEWYTNFKTHMSASFVQVIEKKFL; this is encoded by the exons AAAGTGATGGCATTTCCCAACTGCATTATCCTGGCATGAATACTCATATCTCCAAAACAGAGTACTCGAAAATCAATTTGAACAGTGAGACAACAGATAAAAGAAGTAATGTGGAAATTTGGGGAAAAGCTGCTATAGCGAAATAtctgtggcatcatattttggatGGAAAAGTTGAAAATGGAGAAGGTGGTTTAGTTGAGACAGGTTTCAAAATACTGCATGGCATCAACTTTACGTATCGATATGGACCAGGTGTTATACAAACTACAGTGCCTAGTAATGTGGAAAAACTTGTGCTAGTGTTAAATGGTCGCTCAGAAGAGAAAATTAACGTTGCAAAGCAGTGGTTAGATTATGTTCCTCTTTACAAAAAATTGACCCACATTGCAGTTGTGTTATTAGGAGATGAAGGTTGTAGTAATGATTGGCTCCTTCCATATATGAAGTCCAGAGGAGGAAGAATTGATGTTGCCTTTCTGGTGTATGATTCACCACTGATCGATAATGTCCAGTTTTATCAGTGGCCTCTTGGAGTTGCGAT ttACCGTGGCTTCCCAGATGTGAAACCTAAAGATTTGGATCTCAAGTCATCTCGATCCCTCACCTGTAACTTTTTGGGAACAATATACGAGAACTCATCACGCCAGTTACTAACGGATGTAATAAAAAAGTctggtctgcaggatagttgttaCATAAAAGGCCGTAAGAA GTGGCAGCCAAGTGAAACTCCAGAAACGCTCAAGATATATATGTCAGCAATTCTTAAATCAGACTTAACACTTAGTCCAGTGGGAAAAAATACTGAGTGCTACCGTATTTATGAAGCAATGTCATTAGGAAGTGTCCCTGTTGTAGAAGATGTTGTTACTCCAGGAAACTGTGATACGTCTGCAGACTCTCCACTAAGGTTATTGAAGCAGTATGGGGCCCCAATTATTTATGTTAAAAGCTGGCACCAGCTTCATATTGTGCTTCACCAGGAATCACAGTTGACGATTGAAGAAAAAGCTGCAAGGAGAATACAAGTCACTGAGTGGTACACAAATTTCAAGACACACATGAGTGCCTCATTTGTTCAAGTAATTgaaaagaaatttttataa